From Echinicola jeungdonensis, the proteins below share one genomic window:
- the glpK gene encoding glycerol kinase GlpK: MTQINDYILALDQGTTSSRAILFDKKGQAVAKAHKNFKQYFPKSGWVEHDPVEIWTSQASVILEVITLAEIRPSQIAALGITNQRETTILWDRNTGKPLYPAIVWQDRRNSGYCNELKKQGLSEKINEKTGLVIDAYFSATKIKWILDKVDGARVKAEKGDICFGTVDSWLIWKLSNGKEHITDITNASRTMLFNIHEKRWDDELLELFDIPKSILPQVKSSSEIYCETAGDILSAKIPVAGIAGDQQAALFGQLCVQQGMAKTTYGTGCFLVMNTGDKPVKSENQLLTTVAWQIGDEVQYALEGSVFVGGSAIQWLRDEVGLFGHSSESEDLATSIPDNDGVYFVPALTGLGAPYWDQEARGTFFGLTRGTTKAHLVRAGLEAIAFQVYDVLKAMERDSNERTLELRVDGGASRNNFLMQFQADLIRGAIRKPKYTETTALGAAYLAGLAIGYWDSIEELEGLWGEGAAFYPQMDQKIREKKLHYWHKAVERSREWIEEDNPL, translated from the coding sequence ATGACCCAAATTAACGATTACATTTTAGCCTTAGACCAAGGAACGACAAGTTCGAGAGCAATACTATTTGATAAAAAGGGACAAGCGGTAGCCAAAGCCCATAAAAACTTCAAACAATATTTTCCCAAATCAGGTTGGGTGGAACATGACCCTGTGGAAATTTGGACCTCACAGGCATCGGTAATTTTGGAGGTGATTACCTTGGCCGAGATTCGCCCATCCCAGATTGCCGCATTAGGGATCACCAATCAACGAGAAACAACCATCCTTTGGGACAGAAATACGGGAAAGCCTCTTTATCCAGCCATTGTATGGCAAGATAGGAGGAATTCAGGGTACTGTAATGAACTTAAAAAACAAGGGCTTTCGGAAAAGATCAATGAAAAAACCGGTCTTGTAATCGATGCTTATTTTTCGGCTACAAAAATCAAATGGATACTGGATAAAGTGGATGGGGCAAGGGTCAAAGCAGAAAAAGGGGATATCTGCTTTGGAACGGTAGATAGTTGGTTGATTTGGAAATTAAGTAATGGCAAAGAGCATATTACCGATATTACCAATGCCAGTAGGACAATGCTTTTCAATATCCATGAAAAACGGTGGGACGATGAGCTCTTGGAACTATTTGATATACCAAAATCTATTTTGCCCCAAGTTAAATCCAGCTCAGAAATTTATTGTGAAACCGCAGGTGATATCCTGTCGGCTAAAATACCTGTAGCCGGGATTGCCGGAGACCAGCAAGCTGCATTATTTGGTCAATTATGTGTCCAGCAAGGGATGGCAAAAACCACATACGGTACAGGTTGTTTCTTGGTAATGAACACAGGAGATAAACCAGTGAAATCCGAAAATCAATTGCTCACAACAGTAGCCTGGCAAATTGGGGATGAGGTGCAATACGCTTTGGAAGGAAGTGTTTTTGTTGGTGGGTCAGCTATCCAATGGTTGAGGGATGAGGTTGGCTTATTTGGCCATTCCTCCGAAAGTGAAGATTTGGCCACCAGCATTCCTGACAATGATGGAGTATATTTTGTTCCGGCACTTACTGGGCTTGGAGCTCCCTATTGGGACCAGGAAGCCCGGGGGACATTCTTTGGTTTGACCCGCGGAACTACCAAAGCACATCTGGTTAGGGCTGGCTTGGAGGCTATTGCTTTTCAGGTTTATGATGTTTTAAAAGCTATGGAAAGAGATTCGAATGAAAGGACCTTAGAATTAAGAGTGGATGGGGGAGCTTCCAGGAATAACTTTTTGATGCAGTTTCAGGCTGACCTTATCAGGGGGGCCATTAGAAAACCTAAATATACAGAAACTACCGCATTAGGGGCAGCCTATCTGGCAGGTCTTGCCATAGGCTATTGGGATAGCATTGAGGAACTGGAAGGCCTCTGGGGGGAAGGAGCCGCCTTTTATCCCCAAATGGATCAAAAGATAAGGGAAAAGAAATTGCACTATTGGCACAAGGCGGTAGAGCGATCCAGGGAATGGATTGAGGAGGATAACCCCTTATGA
- a CDS encoding co-chaperone GroES → MRISEDNKLKKLLVVGDRVLIKPKKANDKTSSGLYLPPGVQEKEKVQQGYIIKAGPGYPIPVPVEDDEPWKEKDESIKYVPLQAKEGDLAIFLLTGAHEVIYEGEKYFIVSQNAILMLEREEEL, encoded by the coding sequence ATGAGGATATCAGAAGATAACAAACTGAAAAAACTGTTAGTGGTCGGAGACCGGGTTCTGATCAAACCCAAAAAGGCCAATGATAAGACTTCCAGCGGGCTATATCTTCCTCCGGGAGTTCAGGAAAAGGAAAAAGTCCAGCAAGGGTATATTATCAAAGCAGGGCCTGGTTATCCCATTCCGGTTCCTGTGGAAGATGATGAACCTTGGAAGGAAAAAGATGAAAGCATCAAATATGTGCCTTTGCAGGCAAAAGAGGGTGATCTGGCAATATTTTTACTGACAGGTGCCCATGAGGTGATTTATGAAGGGGAAAAATATTTTATTGTTTCCCAAAACGCCATTTTGATGTTGGAAAGAGAAGAGGAGCTTTAA
- a CDS encoding DeoR/GlpR family DNA-binding transcription regulator, whose amino-acid sequence MDLVILIKEIIIFSINMNTTERQHLILERLQNGGHLDEEELAKLFDVSTRTIRKDLKKLEELGLFHFPQMGYNSTLSNFNDTPFLGNEIVNIEEKQKIAQRAIHFLNEDDAIILGAGTTILAFAQAIPKNFQLTVLSAAMDISMELISKPKIEIVQLGGLVRRRNASVLGPHAVEMMRHFACNKLFLSADGISLEYGLSTSNLMEAHLSSRMIRSVQKTIILADSSKFNKRSFGKICELVEDIDQIITDQKLSTHIFHQLEDKGIEVTLV is encoded by the coding sequence ATGGACCTCGTCATTTTAATAAAAGAAATTATTATTTTCAGTATCAACATGAATACTACTGAACGTCAACATCTAATACTTGAAAGATTACAAAATGGAGGTCATCTTGATGAAGAAGAATTGGCCAAGCTTTTTGACGTTTCTACCAGAACCATCCGAAAGGATTTAAAAAAATTGGAGGAACTGGGTTTATTCCATTTTCCCCAAATGGGGTATAATTCAACCCTGTCAAATTTCAATGACACCCCTTTTCTTGGGAATGAGATAGTCAATATTGAGGAAAAACAAAAAATTGCCCAAAGAGCCATCCATTTTCTAAATGAAGATGATGCCATTATTCTGGGTGCAGGAACTACAATTTTGGCATTTGCCCAGGCCATTCCAAAAAATTTCCAATTGACCGTATTATCTGCAGCAATGGACATTTCCATGGAACTTATCAGCAAACCTAAAATTGAAATTGTTCAGTTGGGGGGATTGGTAAGGAGGAGAAATGCATCGGTGCTGGGGCCTCATGCAGTAGAGATGATGCGTCATTTCGCCTGTAACAAATTATTTCTTAGTGCAGATGGAATCAGCTTGGAGTATGGCCTGTCCACTTCCAATCTAATGGAAGCACACCTCAGTTCCCGGATGATCCGCTCTGTACAAAAGACCATCATTCTGGCAGATTCCAGTAAGTTTAATAAAAGGAGCTTCGGGAAAATTTGTGAACTGGTGGAGGATATCGACCAGATTATCACGGACCAGAAGCTTTCCACTCATATTTTTCATCAGTTGGAGGACAAAGGCATTGAAGTCACCTTAGTCTGA
- a CDS encoding glycerol-3-phosphate dehydrogenase/oxidase: MDREDNLRRLAAQKEAWDIAVIGGGASGLGVALDALSRGLKVVLFEESDFAKGTSSRSTKLVHGGVRYLAQGDVFLVWEALRERGRLLKNAPHLTKVQAFIIPIYSWRAKIRYYLGLKIYDWMSGSLSLGSSHFISKEETIQKISNIKKEGLLGGIVYYDGEFDDARLALNIAQTCDSLGGCVLNYYKITGLIKNKEGEIIGLKGKDQVNQQTFLTKAKMVVNATGIFVDKIIKLDQMEMKARIRPSQGIHLVLDPSFLGGKDAILIPKTKDGRVLFIVPWQGKLIVGTTDTIRKKARLEPEALSREIDFILHSAGMYLERTPTRRDVLSVFAGMRPLAAPQEPNAKSKEISRHHKIWVSSSKLVTLTGGKWTTFRKMGEDTVDYFKKITGTSPGESTSSKIKIWGYTHRQLPGHLGGYGIKATSIQKLIKDSPELGEKLHPQYPFTFAEVIWAIREEMAIKLEDILSRRIRLLILDAKAALEAAPKVAEVMAAEIGLEDSWVKEELEDFNKIAKKYFIKVKKYDPN, encoded by the coding sequence ATGGATAGGGAGGATAACTTAAGGCGATTGGCAGCTCAAAAGGAGGCTTGGGATATTGCCGTCATTGGTGGTGGGGCTTCCGGGTTAGGTGTGGCCTTAGATGCACTTTCCAGAGGGTTGAAAGTGGTGCTTTTTGAAGAATCAGATTTTGCCAAGGGGACTTCCAGCCGAAGTACCAAATTGGTGCATGGCGGAGTCAGGTACTTGGCCCAAGGAGATGTTTTTTTGGTCTGGGAAGCATTGAGGGAGCGGGGAAGGCTTTTAAAAAATGCTCCCCATTTGACAAAAGTTCAGGCTTTTATTATTCCAATTTATTCCTGGAGGGCTAAAATAAGGTATTATTTGGGGCTGAAAATTTATGATTGGATGTCTGGAAGTTTGAGTTTGGGGAGTTCCCATTTCATTTCCAAAGAGGAAACCATCCAAAAAATTTCAAATATTAAGAAAGAGGGCCTGCTTGGGGGAATAGTATATTATGATGGTGAATTTGACGATGCCCGACTGGCCTTAAATATTGCCCAAACTTGTGATAGCCTTGGGGGCTGTGTACTGAACTATTATAAAATCACAGGCTTGATCAAAAACAAGGAAGGGGAAATAATTGGTTTGAAAGGTAAAGACCAGGTAAACCAACAAACTTTTTTAACCAAAGCTAAAATGGTGGTGAATGCCACAGGGATTTTTGTGGATAAAATTATTAAATTGGATCAAATGGAAATGAAAGCTCGGATTCGGCCAAGTCAGGGGATTCATTTGGTTTTGGATCCATCATTTTTGGGAGGAAAAGATGCTATTTTGATTCCCAAAACTAAGGATGGTAGGGTGCTGTTTATTGTTCCCTGGCAGGGGAAGTTGATTGTAGGTACTACAGATACTATAAGGAAGAAAGCCAGATTGGAGCCAGAGGCCCTTTCCAGGGAAATTGATTTCATTCTCCATAGTGCTGGAATGTATTTGGAAAGGACGCCAACCAGAAGAGATGTCCTTTCGGTTTTTGCGGGAATGCGGCCATTGGCTGCACCACAGGAACCAAATGCCAAATCAAAGGAAATATCCAGGCACCATAAAATTTGGGTTTCATCCTCCAAATTGGTGACCCTTACTGGGGGAAAATGGACTACTTTCCGAAAAATGGGAGAAGATACCGTGGATTATTTTAAAAAAATAACCGGTACCAGTCCGGGGGAAAGTACCTCCAGCAAAATCAAAATTTGGGGATATACCCATCGACAATTGCCTGGGCATTTGGGGGGGTATGGAATAAAGGCCACCAGTATCCAAAAGTTGATAAAAGATAGCCCTGAATTAGGGGAAAAACTTCACCCCCAATACCCCTTTACTTTTGCAGAAGTAATTTGGGCAATAAGGGAGGAAATGGCCATAAAATTGGAGGATATCCTTTCCCGCAGGATAAGGCTTTTGATCCTGGACGCCAAAGCTGCCCTCGAAGCAGCTCCAAAAGTGGCTGAAGTGATGGCAGCTGAAATAGGCCTGGAAGATTCCTGGGTGAAAGAAGAACTTGAAGATTTTAATAAGATAGCCAAGAAATATTTCATTAAAGTCAAAAAATATGACCCAAATTAA
- a CDS encoding MIP/aquaporin family protein: MNVYIAEFIGTALLLTLGSGVVANVVLNKTKGKSSGWIVITTGWALSVFIAVVVSGPYSGAHINPAVSLGLALAGVFSWELVPGYILAQVLGAGFGSFLAWLVYWDHFKETDDPVLKFVPFATMPAIRNYWANFLSEVIGTFVLIFVILYSTEASLADEHNTPIGLGSLGALPVALLVWVIGLSLGGTTGYAINPARDFGPRLMHQILPIKGKGSSDWEYSWVPVLGPFAGASLAALLYLTLGSK, from the coding sequence ATGAATGTTTATATCGCAGAATTTATTGGTACCGCTTTGTTGCTGACTCTTGGATCAGGGGTGGTTGCCAATGTGGTGTTGAACAAAACCAAAGGAAAATCCAGTGGTTGGATTGTCATTACAACGGGGTGGGCATTATCGGTATTTATTGCTGTTGTTGTGTCTGGGCCTTATAGTGGTGCCCATATCAATCCAGCAGTGAGTCTGGGTTTGGCATTGGCCGGGGTTTTCAGCTGGGAATTGGTGCCAGGTTATATCCTTGCCCAAGTCTTGGGAGCAGGATTTGGGTCATTTTTGGCTTGGCTGGTTTATTGGGACCATTTCAAGGAAACAGATGACCCTGTTTTAAAATTTGTCCCCTTTGCCACCATGCCAGCCATTAGGAATTACTGGGCTAATTTTTTATCTGAGGTGATTGGTACTTTTGTGTTGATTTTTGTGATCCTCTATTCAACAGAAGCTTCTTTGGCCGATGAACATAACACGCCCATTGGTTTGGGTTCTCTTGGGGCTTTGCCAGTTGCCTTGTTGGTTTGGGTAATAGGTTTGTCTTTAGGAGGGACTACTGGTTATGCCATAAACCCAGCCAGGGATTTTGGCCCCAGGTTAATGCATCAAATCCTGCCAATTAAAGGTAAGGGGAGTAGTGATTGGGAATACAGTTGGGTTCCAGTTTTAGGCCCATTTGCAGGAGCCTCTTTGGCGGCATTACTGTATTTAACCCTGGGGTCCAAATAA
- a CDS encoding MOSC domain-containing protein: protein MKLQDIYIYPIKSLGGIRLEQTQVGIKGFQWDRRWMLVDENGQFLTQRTIHKMALLQVQLREKGVVVFHKQKPELSLQIPLEPETQHFIPVTVWSDKVEGQIVSPTANQWFSEFLGQPCQLVFMPDFIQRKVDPDYAVNGETVGFADAMPYLLIGQASLDDLNSKLGKPVPMERFRPNMVFSGAEPFEEDTWKEVAIGDCKFKVAKPCARCILTTVDQNTGIKGKEPLKTLATYRTKDQKVLFGQNLIALSTGQVKVGDPVIKK from the coding sequence ATGAAACTTCAGGACATATATATATATCCAATAAAATCTCTGGGAGGCATCCGTTTGGAACAGACTCAGGTTGGCATTAAGGGATTTCAGTGGGATCGCAGATGGATGCTTGTGGATGAAAACGGCCAGTTTTTGACCCAAAGGACCATTCATAAAATGGCCCTTTTGCAAGTACAATTAAGAGAAAAGGGGGTAGTTGTATTCCATAAACAAAAGCCCGAATTGTCCCTCCAAATCCCTTTAGAACCGGAAACACAGCATTTTATTCCTGTCACCGTCTGGAGCGATAAAGTCGAAGGCCAAATTGTCAGCCCAACTGCCAACCAATGGTTTTCTGAGTTTTTAGGACAGCCCTGCCAATTGGTTTTTATGCCTGATTTCATCCAAAGGAAGGTGGATCCAGATTATGCAGTAAATGGGGAAACTGTAGGTTTTGCTGATGCCATGCCTTATTTGCTGATTGGCCAGGCCAGCCTCGATGACCTGAATTCAAAGTTAGGAAAACCTGTACCCATGGAGCGTTTCAGGCCCAACATGGTATTTTCAGGGGCTGAGCCTTTTGAGGAAGATACTTGGAAAGAAGTCGCCATTGGGGACTGCAAGTTTAAGGTAGCCAAACCTTGCGCCCGGTGTATACTGACTACGGTGGACCAAAATACTGGAATAAAGGGAAAGGAACCCTTAAAAACATTAGCCACTTATCGCACCAAAGATCAAAAAGTGCTTTTTGGGCAAAACTTGATTGCCTTGTCCACCGGCCAGGTAAAAGTGGGAGATCCCGTAATAAAGAAGTGA
- the atpC gene encoding ATP synthase F1 subunit epsilon, translating into MHLEIITPDKKVFRGEVSEASFPGASGAFQVLKNHAPLIAVLDKGLVSFQTHDEKKSMTVDGGVVEVRDNEIILLAEKVLD; encoded by the coding sequence ATGCATCTAGAAATAATCACACCGGATAAAAAGGTATTCCGAGGAGAAGTTTCCGAAGCAAGCTTTCCTGGGGCTTCTGGTGCTTTTCAGGTATTGAAAAATCACGCCCCGCTTATAGCTGTGCTGGACAAAGGCTTGGTATCCTTCCAAACCCACGATGAGAAAAAATCCATGACAGTTGATGGAGGTGTTGTTGAAGTAAGAGATAACGAGATTATCCTATTGGCCGAAAAAGTCTTGGATTAA
- the hemE gene encoding uroporphyrinogen decarboxylase: MQLKNDLLLRAARGEQVERTPVWLMRQAGRILPEYREVRNSVSGFIELAQTPELAAEVTIQPVDILGVDAAIIFSDILVIPEAMGLPYEMVEKKGPRFPETIRKVSDLNKIKVANVEEDLGYVLEAIKITKKELDGRVPLIGFAGAPWTIFAYMVEGAGSKTFSKARAMLYTEPEAAHQLLGMITQSTIKYLKAQIAAGADIVQVFDSWAGILPPDQYREFSLKYISQICDAINEVPVTVFAKGAFFARKDMGDLNCETIGLDWNMGIEESRRLVGPNKTLQGNLDPAVLYGSAKQIEAATKRMLDQFGSGRHIANLGHGVYPDTNAEKVKVFVETVKAYSAKLRTEKV, encoded by the coding sequence ATGCAATTGAAAAATGATTTATTATTAAGAGCTGCCCGAGGTGAACAAGTTGAAAGAACGCCGGTTTGGTTGATGCGCCAGGCAGGCAGGATTTTGCCTGAATATCGGGAAGTACGAAATAGTGTAAGTGGATTTATTGAATTGGCCCAAACCCCAGAGTTGGCTGCTGAAGTGACTATCCAGCCAGTTGATATTTTGGGTGTGGATGCGGCCATCATTTTTTCGGATATTTTGGTAATCCCTGAAGCCATGGGCCTTCCTTATGAAATGGTCGAAAAAAAGGGGCCTCGGTTCCCTGAGACCATTCGGAAAGTATCCGACCTTAATAAAATTAAGGTGGCCAATGTTGAGGAGGATCTGGGCTATGTGCTTGAAGCCATAAAAATTACCAAAAAAGAATTGGATGGAAGAGTGCCATTAATCGGGTTTGCCGGAGCTCCCTGGACCATTTTTGCCTATATGGTGGAGGGAGCAGGTAGCAAAACCTTCTCCAAAGCAAGGGCAATGCTATATACTGAGCCGGAAGCTGCCCATCAACTGCTGGGTATGATCACCCAGTCCACTATCAAATACCTAAAAGCACAAATTGCAGCAGGTGCGGATATTGTCCAGGTTTTTGATAGCTGGGCGGGAATTTTGCCGCCAGATCAATACCGGGAATTTTCCTTGAAATATATTTCACAAATATGTGATGCCATTAATGAAGTTCCTGTTACCGTATTTGCCAAAGGTGCTTTCTTTGCCCGAAAGGATATGGGGGACTTAAACTGTGAAACCATTGGTTTAGATTGGAATATGGGAATCGAAGAGTCCAGGAGATTGGTCGGTCCAAATAAAACCTTACAAGGAAACCTTGATCCTGCAGTACTATATGGATCCGCTAAGCAAATAGAAGCTGCCACAAAAAGAATGTTGGATCAGTTTGGTAGCGGAAGGCATATTGCCAACCTTGGGCATGGGGTTTACCCTGACACCAATGCTGAAAAAGTAAAGGTATTTGTAGAAACTGTAAAGGCTTACAGTGCTAAATTAAGAACAGAAAAAGTTTAA
- the dnaK gene encoding molecular chaperone DnaK, whose amino-acid sequence MGKIIGIDLGTTNSCVAVMEGNEPVVIQNSEGRRTTPSIVAFLDNGNGERKVGDPAKRQAITNPANTVSSVKRFMGKKFSEVSDEKKHASYKVDQGANDTVVIKIGERSYTAQELSAMILQKMKTTAEDFLGQEVTEAVITVPAYFNDAERQATKEAGQIAGLDVKRIINEPTAAALAYGMDKKNQDMKIAVYDLGGGTFDISILELGDGVFEVKSTNGDVHLGGDDFDQVIIDWLADEFKSEEDINLKDDPMALQRLKEAAEKAKIELSSSSSTEINLPYITATQSGPKHLVRNLSRAKFEQLSEGLVKRSMEPCQKALSDAGLSAGDIDEVILVGGSTRIPKIQEEVEKFFGKKPSKGVNPDEVVAIGAAIQGGVLTGEVKDVLLLDVTPLSLGIETMGGVFTKLIEANTTIPSKKSEVFSTAADNQPAVDIHVLQGERPLAKDNRSIGRFQLSDIPPAPRGVPQIEVTFDIDANGILHVSAKDKGTGKEQKIKIESSSGLSEEEIEKMKKEAEANAAADKEEKEKIEKLNQADSLIFQTEKQLKEFGDKLSDGNKTTINGALEKLKEAHKSQNLAEITPAIEELNKAWEAASTEMYNATQGEGAAGAGAAGGGQASGDQASGSSGDGVSDVDYEEVNEEDKK is encoded by the coding sequence ATGGGAAAAATTATTGGTATAGACTTGGGTACCACAAACTCCTGCGTTGCCGTAATGGAGGGTAACGAGCCAGTGGTAATCCAAAACAGTGAAGGAAGAAGAACGACGCCATCAATTGTTGCATTTTTGGACAATGGAAATGGTGAGCGAAAAGTAGGGGATCCAGCCAAGAGACAAGCGATCACCAACCCTGCCAATACCGTTTCTTCCGTAAAGAGATTCATGGGGAAAAAATTCTCTGAGGTTTCTGATGAGAAAAAACATGCATCTTATAAGGTAGATCAAGGGGCTAACGATACGGTAGTCATCAAAATCGGTGAACGTTCCTATACAGCTCAGGAGCTTTCTGCTATGATTCTTCAAAAAATGAAGACCACAGCAGAAGACTTCTTGGGACAAGAAGTTACTGAAGCAGTGATTACAGTACCAGCTTATTTTAATGATGCAGAACGTCAAGCGACTAAGGAAGCAGGACAAATTGCCGGGTTGGATGTGAAGAGAATCATCAATGAGCCTACAGCTGCAGCGTTGGCTTATGGTATGGATAAGAAAAACCAGGATATGAAAATCGCAGTGTATGACCTTGGAGGTGGTACCTTTGACATTTCTATTCTTGAGTTAGGTGATGGTGTATTTGAAGTAAAATCAACCAATGGTGATGTTCACTTGGGTGGTGATGACTTTGACCAGGTAATCATTGACTGGCTGGCTGATGAATTTAAATCAGAGGAAGATATCAATCTGAAGGATGATCCAATGGCGCTTCAAAGGCTAAAAGAAGCTGCTGAGAAAGCCAAAATTGAATTGTCAAGCTCTTCTTCTACAGAAATCAACCTGCCTTATATCACTGCTACCCAATCAGGACCTAAGCACTTGGTAAGAAATTTGTCAAGAGCGAAGTTTGAACAACTGTCAGAAGGTCTGGTGAAACGATCTATGGAGCCTTGCCAAAAAGCCTTGTCAGATGCAGGTTTGTCTGCAGGTGATATTGATGAGGTAATCTTGGTAGGTGGTTCTACCCGTATTCCAAAAATTCAGGAAGAAGTAGAGAAATTCTTCGGTAAGAAACCTTCCAAAGGTGTGAACCCTGATGAGGTTGTAGCCATTGGTGCTGCCATCCAAGGTGGGGTGTTGACTGGAGAAGTGAAAGATGTATTGTTGTTGGATGTGACACCACTTTCTTTGGGTATTGAAACTATGGGAGGTGTATTCACCAAACTCATTGAAGCCAATACGACCATCCCTTCCAAAAAGTCAGAGGTGTTCTCTACAGCTGCTGATAACCAACCTGCAGTGGATATCCACGTATTGCAAGGTGAAAGGCCATTGGCCAAAGACAACAGAAGTATCGGAAGGTTCCAGTTGAGCGATATTCCGCCTGCACCGAGAGGAGTTCCTCAAATTGAAGTGACTTTCGATATTGATGCCAACGGTATCCTTCATGTTTCCGCCAAAGACAAAGGAACCGGTAAAGAGCAGAAAATTAAGATCGAATCTTCTTCCGGATTGTCAGAAGAAGAAATCGAAAAAATGAAGAAGGAAGCAGAAGCTAATGCTGCTGCCGATAAAGAAGAAAAAGAGAAAATTGAGAAGCTTAACCAAGCAGATAGCTTGATTTTCCAAACTGAAAAGCAATTGAAGGAGTTTGGTGACAAACTTTCTGATGGAAACAAAACTACCATCAATGGTGCTTTGGAAAAACTAAAAGAAGCTCATAAATCACAAAACCTTGCCGAAATCACTCCTGCAATTGAGGAGTTGAACAAAGCTTGGGAAGCAGCCTCTACTGAAATGTACAATGCCACTCAAGGAGAAGGCGCTGCAGGTGCCGGCGCTGCAGGAGGTGGACAAGCTTCTGGAGATCAAGCTTCCGGTTCTTCCGGAGACGGTGTATCCGACGTGGATTATGAAGAAGTAAACGAAGAAGATAAAAAATAA